One genomic segment of Actinoplanes ianthinogenes includes these proteins:
- a CDS encoding pirin family protein, with protein MPAITVDDVLVLPRLPKLDPVATEYRPVRRLTTAPQGFEGEGFPVRRAFAGVPLSELDPFIHLDQMGEVLYQAGEPKGTPWHPHRGFETVTYMIDGIMDHQDSLGGGGSITNSDTQWMTAGSGILHIEAPPEHLVTSGGLFHGLQLWVNLPRAAKMIDPKYQDIRGKAAALVTTPDGGALIRIIAGSVGGHEGPGSTFTPINLAHVTLQPGARLDLPWQPEYNALVYALSGEGWAGTDMRPIQLGQLATFGAGDAIRVEAKSELDLFIMGGRPIREPVAHYGPFVMNTKAELQQAFDDFQKGRLGTVPATRLPHTD; from the coding sequence ATGCCTGCGATCACCGTTGATGACGTGCTTGTTCTGCCCCGGCTGCCGAAGCTGGACCCGGTGGCGACGGAATACCGCCCGGTGCGCCGGCTGACGACTGCGCCGCAGGGATTCGAGGGCGAAGGATTCCCCGTCCGGCGAGCATTCGCGGGCGTGCCACTCAGTGAGCTGGACCCGTTCATCCACCTGGATCAGATGGGTGAAGTGTTGTACCAAGCGGGAGAACCTAAGGGCACGCCGTGGCACCCGCACCGGGGATTCGAAACGGTCACTTACATGATCGACGGGATCATGGACCACCAGGACTCGCTGGGCGGCGGTGGCTCGATCACCAACAGCGACACCCAGTGGATGACCGCCGGATCCGGCATCCTGCACATCGAGGCGCCGCCGGAGCACCTGGTGACCAGCGGCGGCCTGTTCCACGGCCTCCAGCTCTGGGTGAACCTGCCGCGCGCCGCCAAGATGATCGACCCGAAGTACCAGGACATTCGCGGCAAGGCCGCCGCCCTGGTCACGACCCCGGACGGCGGCGCGCTGATCCGGATCATCGCGGGCTCGGTGGGCGGGCACGAGGGCCCCGGCTCGACCTTCACGCCGATCAACCTGGCGCACGTGACGCTCCAGCCGGGCGCGCGGCTCGACCTGCCGTGGCAGCCGGAGTACAACGCTCTGGTCTACGCGCTCTCCGGCGAGGGCTGGGCCGGCACCGACATGCGGCCGATCCAGCTCGGGCAGCTGGCCACCTTCGGCGCGGGCGACGCGATCCGGGTCGAGGCCAAGAGCGAGCTCGACCTGTTCATCATGGGCGGCCGGCCGATCCGCGAGCCGGTGGCGCACTACGGCCCGTTCGTGATGAACACCAAGGCGGAGTTGCAGCAGGCCTTCGACGACTTCCAGAAGGGCCGGCTCGGCACCGTCCCGGCCACCCGGCTGCCGCACACCGACTGA
- a CDS encoding helix-turn-helix domain-containing protein: protein MTEATDLAAAASSADPRVGLRAVVALRRLLEGLEHLQVANARRKGWSWQEIADALEVTRQGVHKKHARLMPMHDPREG, encoded by the coding sequence ATGACCGAGGCAACCGACCTTGCCGCCGCCGCGAGCAGTGCCGACCCCCGGGTCGGGCTGCGCGCCGTGGTGGCGCTGCGCCGCCTGCTGGAGGGCCTGGAGCACTTGCAGGTGGCCAATGCGCGCCGCAAAGGCTGGTCCTGGCAGGAGATCGCCGACGCGCTCGAGGTGACCCGCCAGGGCGTCCACAAGAAGCACGCACGCCTGATGCCGATGCACGACCCGCGGGAGGGCTGA
- a CDS encoding DUF397 domain-containing protein — translation MTEKTYGRTFDRNAVTWRKGSRSNGGGGNCVEVTDLPDGGFAVRDSKDPEGPILFFTPAERAAFVAGVMEENLL, via the coding sequence ATGACCGAGAAGACGTACGGCAGGACCTTTGACCGCAACGCCGTGACCTGGCGAAAGGGCAGCCGGAGCAACGGCGGAGGCGGCAACTGCGTCGAGGTGACCGACCTTCCCGACGGTGGCTTCGCCGTTCGCGACAGCAAGGACCCAGAGGGGCCGATCCTCTTCTTCACTCCGGCCGAGCGCGCCGCTTTCGTGGCCGGCGTGATGGAGGAGAACCTCCTCTAA
- a CDS encoding GNAT family N-acetyltransferase translates to MIRQAVPADAGELVRLRAVMLRTFDVPGWNDEWREPARQTLVDRLGQAEPALGAFVVDRPDGDGLAACALGQIEQRLGNPSNPDGRVGYVYNVVTDPDMRRRGYSRGCMEALLAWFRGRGVRAVDLRASADGAALYESLGFRRTREPGMRLTIS, encoded by the coding sequence ATGATCCGTCAGGCTGTGCCCGCCGACGCGGGCGAACTCGTCCGGCTCCGGGCCGTGATGCTGCGCACCTTCGACGTGCCGGGGTGGAACGACGAGTGGCGCGAGCCTGCCCGGCAGACCCTGGTGGACCGGCTCGGGCAGGCCGAGCCGGCGCTCGGCGCGTTCGTCGTGGACCGCCCGGACGGCGACGGGCTGGCGGCGTGCGCGCTCGGGCAGATCGAGCAGCGGCTGGGGAATCCGTCCAACCCGGACGGCCGGGTCGGTTACGTCTACAACGTGGTGACCGATCCGGACATGCGGCGGCGGGGGTACTCGCGGGGCTGCATGGAGGCCCTGCTGGCGTGGTTCCGCGGGCGCGGGGTGCGCGCCGTCGACCTGCGGGCGTCGGCCGACGGCGCGGCCCTTTACGAGTCGCTCGGGTTCCGCAGGACCCGCGAGCCCGGGATGCGGCTGACGATCAGCTGA
- a CDS encoding Clp protease N-terminal domain-containing protein yields the protein MADNGAAVVLRDAGIDRAAVREAIVRHVGDRSTEPDAVAERDAEDAAALKAIGIDLDAVRAAIEENFGAGSLRLPRPAPRKRGIFGKQYFTTSGHIPFSARNKKVLELSLREAIRLKHKFIAPEHIMLGMLREGEGLATLILSERQVDFDRLRAGLTRSLEARAIS from the coding sequence ATGGCCGACAACGGCGCGGCCGTGGTGCTGCGCGACGCCGGCATCGACCGGGCCGCGGTGCGCGAGGCGATCGTCCGGCACGTGGGCGACCGGAGCACCGAGCCGGACGCGGTCGCGGAGCGGGACGCCGAGGACGCCGCCGCGCTCAAGGCGATCGGCATCGACCTGGACGCGGTCCGCGCCGCGATCGAGGAGAATTTCGGCGCCGGGTCGCTGCGCCTGCCCCGCCCCGCCCCGAGGAAGCGGGGGATCTTCGGGAAGCAGTACTTCACCACCAGCGGGCACATCCCGTTCTCCGCGCGCAACAAGAAGGTGCTGGAGTTGTCGCTGCGCGAGGCGATCCGGCTGAAGCACAAGTTCATCGCGCCGGAGCACATCATGCTCGGGATGCTCCGCGAGGGCGAGGGCCTGGCGACGCTGATCCTCTCCGAGCGGCAGGTGGACTTCGACCGCCTGCGCGCCGGCCTGACCCGGTCCCTGGAGGCCCGCGCGATCAGCTGA